GACGCCCTGCTGCGGGGCCTGCTAGAGACCGGCGCGCGGGTGGTGCTGAGCAGCGATCACGGCAACCTGGAAGACCTGCGCGTTAAGGCCCACACCACCGCGCGCGTGCCGTTTGCTGGAGTCGGGGTAGCGGTGGGCAGCGCCGAGACCATCGTTGACGGCGGACGGCGCCTGGCCCAGTGCGTGGGCCTGCCCCCCAACCCTCTTTGAGTCAAAGATTCTTCGGTCCAAAGTTATCCACAGGTTTATCCACAGGCGCTGTGGACAAGCTGCGGCGAAGGGCTATCCCTTCTGTCGAGAGGGATAGTCTAGACCCTGTCACAGACAGGTTTTTCAACGCAAAAAGCCCTGTGTTCCACGGCTTCCAAAGTTATCCACAGCCCCACGTTTCACTGTGGATAACTGGCTTGGATAGACCGGGCTGCCTGTACAAAAGCCCGCACGGCGGCGGCATCTTTCAGACCAGGTCGGGCTTCCAGACGGCTTACGGCGTCCACCCCGGCGGGCCCCAGCACCCCGATGGCCTGCGCCACGTTCTCTGGCCCCAGCCCCCCCGCCAGCCAGGCTCCGGCCGGAAAATCGGCCTTCAGCGCAGCCCAGTCCAGGGGCACGCCGCCGCCCGGCTCGGGAGCGTCCAGCATCAGGGTGACGCGGGGGTCGGTCCTCCACATGTGGGCAGCCTGGGCCAATTCGGCGGGGCGCACCACACGCAGAACGGGATAATACGCGGCGACCCCTTCCACGTAAAGACTTGACAAAGGACCGTGCAGTTGCACGGCACTCAGGCGCGCGGCGTCGGCCACACGCAGCACCTCGTCCAGCCCCTGCCCCAAAAACACCCCCACGCGGGCCACGGTTGGGCCGACGCTCAGGCCCGCCTCGCGCGCGGCCTGGGGCGTGACCAGCCGCCTGCTGACCGGCGCAAAGATAAAGCCCAGGGCGTCGGCGCCGGCATCGGCGGCCAGCACAGCGTCGCGCACGCTGGTGGTGCCGCAGACCTTGACCTTCATTCGCCCCTGGCCTCCAGCTCGGCCACTCGCGTCTCCAGCGCGCGCACCTGGCGGGTCAGCGCCAGCAGCAGCAGGGCATAGTGGTCGTACAGCTTGGGGCGCTCCATGCGGGTCTCGCCGGACAGCCAGGCCGAGAGCAGCCCCTCGGCCTCCTGCAAGACCTCGGCGTCGGGCACGTCACGGTAGCTGCGGCTGCCCAGAATCTCGCGGGCGAAATTCAGTTCACGGTCACTCATGGCCCTATTCTTGCGCGTCTGCTTTCCCGGCCGTGAACGCGGCGCGGGCGGCCATCACGGCGGCGTGGTGGGCCTCGGCCCAGAGCCACACCGGGCAGAAGGCTTCACTCAGGCTCAGGCCCAGCGGGGTCAGGGTGTAGTCCACCCTGGGCGGAATCACCGGATGAACCCTGCGGCTCAGCAGCCCGTCGTATTCCATCTGGCGCAGCGTCTTGGTCAGCATCTTCTGGCTGATGTCGCCCACACGCTCGCCCACCTGGGTAAAGCGCAGGGTGCCGTGTTCCTCAAGCACTTCCAGAATGAGCAGCGTCCACTTGTCGGCCACCCGGCCCATCATCTCGCGCACCAGGGCCTCTACCTCGGGCGAGGTCTGGGGCCAGGCTTCGCCCCGCACAGCCTCATGACTTTCCATAGGGAGACTATAGAACTTTCGGATGCCTACTTTCCAAAAGAGAGTAAGAGGACTAGGGTACGGCAGGAGGTTTCAACCATGCAGAGCAACGGCAATACCATCCTCGTCACAGGCGGCAGCAGCGGCATTGGACTGGCCCTGGCGCTGGCCCTTCAGGCGCGCGGCAACACGATGCTCGTGACTGGGCGCCGTCAGGCGCAGTTGGACGCCCTGACCGCCGCCCATCCTGGCCTGCACGCCTATTCACTGGACATCACCGACCCGGCGGCCATTGCGGCGCTGGCCGAGCAGGTTACCGCTGACCACCCAGCGCTGAACGTGCTGATCAACAACGCTGGGATCATGGTGGCGGAGGACCTCCTCACCCTGCCAGACACCGCCACCGCCGAGGCGACGGTAGAGACCAACCTGCTGGGGCCCATCCGGCTGACCCACGCCCTGCTGCCTCACCTGCTGCGGCAGGCCCGTCCTGTGGTGGTCAACGTGACTTCCGGCCTGGCCTCGGTGCCGCTGGCGGCTACACCCACCTACAGCGCCACCAAGGCCGCGCTGCACTCCTATACCCAGTCGCTGCGCTGGCAGCTGCGGCACACCGCCGCCCAGGTGATTGAACTGGCGCCGCCCCAGGTCGCCACCGAACTGATGCCCGGCGGCAGCACCCGCCCCACCGCCATGCCGCTGGACGAGTTTATCCGCGAGACGCTGGCGCTGCTGGACGCCCAGCCGGGCGCCACCGAACTGCTGGTGGAGCGCGTCTTGCCGCTGCGCCGCGCCGGGGCCAGCGGCACCTACGACGCGGTGTTTCAGGCCCTGAACAGCAGCCAGGGTTGACTCCGCCACCTGGCAGACGCCAGAGGGCTCGGCCGCATGCCAGCCTGAGGCATGTCCTCTTCTCCGCCGCGCCGCCTGACCACGCTGCACCTGCTGCTGACCGCGCCCGGCGACGACCGGGTGGCCCACCACACGCTC
The Deinococcus betulae DNA segment above includes these coding regions:
- a CDS encoding SDR family oxidoreductase; amino-acid sequence: MQSNGNTILVTGGSSGIGLALALALQARGNTMLVTGRRQAQLDALTAAHPGLHAYSLDITDPAAIAALAEQVTADHPALNVLINNAGIMVAEDLLTLPDTATAEATVETNLLGPIRLTHALLPHLLRQARPVVVNVTSGLASVPLAATPTYSATKAALHSYTQSLRWQLRHTAAQVIELAPPQVATELMPGGSTRPTAMPLDEFIRETLALLDAQPGATELLVERVLPLRRAGASGTYDAVFQALNSSQG
- a CDS encoding phosphoribosylanthranilate isomerase; its protein translation is MKVKVCGTTSVRDAVLAADAGADALGFIFAPVSRRLVTPQAAREAGLSVGPTVARVGVFLGQGLDEVLRVADAARLSAVQLHGPLSSLYVEGVAAYYPVLRVVRPAELAQAAHMWRTDPRVTLMLDAPEPGGGVPLDWAALKADFPAGAWLAGGLGPENVAQAIGVLGPAGVDAVSRLEARPGLKDAAAVRAFVQAARSIQASYPQ
- a CDS encoding winged helix-turn-helix transcriptional regulator, with product MESHEAVRGEAWPQTSPEVEALVREMMGRVADKWTLLILEVLEEHGTLRFTQVGERVGDISQKMLTKTLRQMEYDGLLSRRVHPVIPPRVDYTLTPLGLSLSEAFCPVWLWAEAHHAAVMAARAAFTAGKADAQE